A single genomic interval of Koleobacter methoxysyntrophicus harbors:
- the acpS gene encoding holo-ACP synthase, which yields MTGYPPFIKGMGVDIIEVDRIERAVSRRKNFLNRFFNPCEIRKRPSDKTYYQHIAARFAAKEAVAKALGKGFRGFKWKDIIILQDPMGKPFVELAGMAHQKALALGIGDFLLSTAHTREYAVANAIAISKTKGDESL from the coding sequence ATGACCGGGTACCCGCCTTTTATCAAAGGTATGGGAGTTGATATCATTGAAGTGGACAGGATAGAGAGGGCCGTGAGCAGGCGTAAAAATTTTTTAAACAGGTTTTTTAACCCCTGTGAGATTAGAAAAAGACCTTCGGATAAAACATATTATCAGCATATTGCTGCGAGATTTGCTGCAAAGGAGGCCGTAGCCAAAGCTCTGGGGAAGGGGTTTAGGGGGTTTAAATGGAAGGATATAATAATTCTTCAGGACCCCATGGGGAAACCCTTTGTTGAGCTTGCAGGTATGGCCCACCAGAAGGCTCTGGCCTTGGGAATCGGGGATTTTTTGCTTTCTACGGCCCATACCAGGGAATATGCCGTGGCAAATGCCATTGCGATTTCAAAAACGAAGGGGGATGAGAGTTTATGA